The Syngnathus scovelli strain Florida chromosome 13, RoL_Ssco_1.2, whole genome shotgun sequence genome has a window encoding:
- the st8sia5 gene encoding alpha-2,8-sialyltransferase 8E isoform X3, giving the protein MLRRRIGYTDPSSGKDILGNRSLCFMFICAFGLVTLLQQILYGKNYIKSAQQFSRLKGDETGNWSGPVNFSDDGSLKPARNGRKRYLGNYDGHFEYNSTTCKELRQEIMDVKVLTIKNFRKVHGRGYPSSLSKSLCLSARVKTSDLFERWRNLQVCKWEQSKEETGNFKMSLSRCCNAPSFLFTTKRNTPAGSKLRYEVDTSGILPITTEVFKMFPDDMPYSKSQYKKCAVIGNGGIIKNSNCGKDIDSADFVFRCNIPPINEKYSADVGTKTDLVTVNPSIITERFQKLEKWRRPFYNVLLNYENSSVVLPAFYNTRNTDVSFRVKYMLDDFDSQRGVFFFHPQYLLNVQRFWAVQGVRAKRLSSGLMLVTAALEMCEEVHLYGFWAFPMNPSGIFITHHYYDNVKPRPGFHAMPHEIFNFIHMHARGIVHVHTGTCT; this is encoded by the exons ATGCTGCGCCGCAGGATCGGATACACTGACCCGTCGTCGGGTAAAGACATCTTGGGCAATCGCTCCCTTTGTTTCATGTTTATTTGCGCTTTTGGACTGGTGACTCTGTTACAGCAGATTCTCTATGGAAAAAACTACATTAAGAG TGCGCAACAGTTTAGCCGACTCAAAGGGGACGAGACAGGAAATTGGAGCGGTCCCGTTAATTTCTCGGATGACGGATCTCTGAAGCCTGCCAGAAATGGAAGGAAAAG GTATTTGGGAAACTACGACGGGCACTTTGAGTACAACTCGACAACATGCAAAGAGCTCAGACAGGAGATTATGGACGTCAAAGTCCTGACAAT AAAGAATTTTCGGAAAGTACACGGTCGTGGCTATCCTTCTTCACTCTCCAAGTCTCTCTGCCTGTCTGCCAGGGTGAAAACTTCGGATTTGTTTGAGAGATGGCGTAACCTGCAGGTGTGTAAGTGGGAGCAGAGCAAGGAGGAAACCGGCAacttcaa AATGTCGCTGTCTCGTTGCTGCAACGCTCCTTCCTTCCTGTTCACCACCAAAAGGAACACCCCCGCCGGGAGCAAGCTGAGGTACGAGGTGGACACCAGCGGCATTCTTCCCATCACCACCGAAGTCTTCAAGATGTTCCCAGAT GATATGCCGTACTCCAAATCCCAGTACAAGAAATGCGCTGTGATTGGAAATGGCGGCATTATTAAGAACAGTAACTGTGGAAAGGATATTGACTCGGCGGACTTTGTGTTCAG aTGCAACATACCGCCCATCAACGAGAAATATTCTGCTGACGTCGGCACAAAAACAGATCTGGTCACGGTGAATCCCAGCATCATCACCGAGAG ATTCCAAAAGCTGGAGAAATGGCGGCGTCCCTTTTACAACGTCCTCCTCAACTACGAGAACTCCTCGGTGGTCCTGCCCGCGTTCTACAACACGCGCAACACGGACGTGTCCTTCCGGGTCAAGTACATGCTGGACGACTTTGACTCGCAACGCGGCGTCTTCTTCTTCCACCCGCAGTACCTGCTCAACGTGCAGCGTTTCTGGGCCGTGCAGGGCGTGCGGGCCAAGCGTCTCAGCAGCGGGCTGATGTTGGTCACCGCCGCCCTGGAGATGTGCGAGGAGGTGCACCTTTACGGTTTCTGGGCCTTCCCCATGAACCCGTCGGGCATCTTCATCACGCACCACTACTACGACAACGTCAAGCCGCGACCGGGCTTCCACGCCATGCCGCACGAGATCTTCAACTTCATCCACATGCACGCCCGCGGTATCGTGCACGTGCACACCGGGACGTGCACGTGA
- the st8sia5 gene encoding alpha-2,8-sialyltransferase 8E isoform X6 → MLRRRIGYTDPSSGKDILGNRSLCFMFICAFGLVTLLQQILYGKNYIKRYLGNYDGHFEYNSTTCKELRQEIMDVKVLTMVKTSDLFERWRNLQVCKWEQSKEETGNFKMSLSRCCNAPSFLFTTKRNTPAGSKLRYEVDTSGILPITTEVFKMFPDDMPYSKSQYKKCAVIGNGGIIKNSNCGKDIDSADFVFRCNIPPINEKYSADVGTKTDLVTVNPSIITERFQKLEKWRRPFYNVLLNYENSSVVLPAFYNTRNTDVSFRVKYMLDDFDSQRGVFFFHPQYLLNVQRFWAVQGVRAKRLSSGLMLVTAALEMCEEVHLYGFWAFPMNPSGIFITHHYYDNVKPRPGFHAMPHEIFNFIHMHARGIVHVHTGTCT, encoded by the exons ATGCTGCGCCGCAGGATCGGATACACTGACCCGTCGTCGGGTAAAGACATCTTGGGCAATCGCTCCCTTTGTTTCATGTTTATTTGCGCTTTTGGACTGGTGACTCTGTTACAGCAGATTCTCTATGGAAAAAACTACATTAAGAG GTATTTGGGAAACTACGACGGGCACTTTGAGTACAACTCGACAACATGCAAAGAGCTCAGACAGGAGATTATGGACGTCAAAGTCCTGACAAT GGTGAAAACTTCGGATTTGTTTGAGAGATGGCGTAACCTGCAGGTGTGTAAGTGGGAGCAGAGCAAGGAGGAAACCGGCAacttcaa AATGTCGCTGTCTCGTTGCTGCAACGCTCCTTCCTTCCTGTTCACCACCAAAAGGAACACCCCCGCCGGGAGCAAGCTGAGGTACGAGGTGGACACCAGCGGCATTCTTCCCATCACCACCGAAGTCTTCAAGATGTTCCCAGAT GATATGCCGTACTCCAAATCCCAGTACAAGAAATGCGCTGTGATTGGAAATGGCGGCATTATTAAGAACAGTAACTGTGGAAAGGATATTGACTCGGCGGACTTTGTGTTCAG aTGCAACATACCGCCCATCAACGAGAAATATTCTGCTGACGTCGGCACAAAAACAGATCTGGTCACGGTGAATCCCAGCATCATCACCGAGAG ATTCCAAAAGCTGGAGAAATGGCGGCGTCCCTTTTACAACGTCCTCCTCAACTACGAGAACTCCTCGGTGGTCCTGCCCGCGTTCTACAACACGCGCAACACGGACGTGTCCTTCCGGGTCAAGTACATGCTGGACGACTTTGACTCGCAACGCGGCGTCTTCTTCTTCCACCCGCAGTACCTGCTCAACGTGCAGCGTTTCTGGGCCGTGCAGGGCGTGCGGGCCAAGCGTCTCAGCAGCGGGCTGATGTTGGTCACCGCCGCCCTGGAGATGTGCGAGGAGGTGCACCTTTACGGTTTCTGGGCCTTCCCCATGAACCCGTCGGGCATCTTCATCACGCACCACTACTACGACAACGTCAAGCCGCGACCGGGCTTCCACGCCATGCCGCACGAGATCTTCAACTTCATCCACATGCACGCCCGCGGTATCGTGCACGTGCACACCGGGACGTGCACGTGA
- the st8sia5 gene encoding alpha-2,8-sialyltransferase 8E isoform X4, protein MLRRRIGYTDPSSGKDILGNRSLCFMFICAFGLVTLLQQILYGKNYIKSAQQFSRLKGDETGNWSGPVNFSDDGSLKPARNGRKRYLGNYDGHFEYNSTTCKELRQEIMDVKVLTMVKTSDLFERWRNLQVCKWEQSKEETGNFKMSLSRCCNAPSFLFTTKRNTPAGSKLRYEVDTSGILPITTEVFKMFPDDMPYSKSQYKKCAVIGNGGIIKNSNCGKDIDSADFVFRCNIPPINEKYSADVGTKTDLVTVNPSIITERFQKLEKWRRPFYNVLLNYENSSVVLPAFYNTRNTDVSFRVKYMLDDFDSQRGVFFFHPQYLLNVQRFWAVQGVRAKRLSSGLMLVTAALEMCEEVHLYGFWAFPMNPSGIFITHHYYDNVKPRPGFHAMPHEIFNFIHMHARGIVHVHTGTCT, encoded by the exons ATGCTGCGCCGCAGGATCGGATACACTGACCCGTCGTCGGGTAAAGACATCTTGGGCAATCGCTCCCTTTGTTTCATGTTTATTTGCGCTTTTGGACTGGTGACTCTGTTACAGCAGATTCTCTATGGAAAAAACTACATTAAGAG TGCGCAACAGTTTAGCCGACTCAAAGGGGACGAGACAGGAAATTGGAGCGGTCCCGTTAATTTCTCGGATGACGGATCTCTGAAGCCTGCCAGAAATGGAAGGAAAAG GTATTTGGGAAACTACGACGGGCACTTTGAGTACAACTCGACAACATGCAAAGAGCTCAGACAGGAGATTATGGACGTCAAAGTCCTGACAAT GGTGAAAACTTCGGATTTGTTTGAGAGATGGCGTAACCTGCAGGTGTGTAAGTGGGAGCAGAGCAAGGAGGAAACCGGCAacttcaa AATGTCGCTGTCTCGTTGCTGCAACGCTCCTTCCTTCCTGTTCACCACCAAAAGGAACACCCCCGCCGGGAGCAAGCTGAGGTACGAGGTGGACACCAGCGGCATTCTTCCCATCACCACCGAAGTCTTCAAGATGTTCCCAGAT GATATGCCGTACTCCAAATCCCAGTACAAGAAATGCGCTGTGATTGGAAATGGCGGCATTATTAAGAACAGTAACTGTGGAAAGGATATTGACTCGGCGGACTTTGTGTTCAG aTGCAACATACCGCCCATCAACGAGAAATATTCTGCTGACGTCGGCACAAAAACAGATCTGGTCACGGTGAATCCCAGCATCATCACCGAGAG ATTCCAAAAGCTGGAGAAATGGCGGCGTCCCTTTTACAACGTCCTCCTCAACTACGAGAACTCCTCGGTGGTCCTGCCCGCGTTCTACAACACGCGCAACACGGACGTGTCCTTCCGGGTCAAGTACATGCTGGACGACTTTGACTCGCAACGCGGCGTCTTCTTCTTCCACCCGCAGTACCTGCTCAACGTGCAGCGTTTCTGGGCCGTGCAGGGCGTGCGGGCCAAGCGTCTCAGCAGCGGGCTGATGTTGGTCACCGCCGCCCTGGAGATGTGCGAGGAGGTGCACCTTTACGGTTTCTGGGCCTTCCCCATGAACCCGTCGGGCATCTTCATCACGCACCACTACTACGACAACGTCAAGCCGCGACCGGGCTTCCACGCCATGCCGCACGAGATCTTCAACTTCATCCACATGCACGCCCGCGGTATCGTGCACGTGCACACCGGGACGTGCACGTGA
- the st8sia5 gene encoding alpha-2,8-sialyltransferase 8E isoform X2 produces the protein MLRRRIGYTDPSSGKDILGNRSLCFMFICAFGLVTLLQQILYGKNYIKSAQQFSRLKGDETGNWSGPVNFSDDGSLKPARNGRKRCFRQHFQPDSQIAVIVTPCLADIKKKNKRSHRYLGNYDGHFEYNSTTCKELRQEIMDVKVLTMVKTSDLFERWRNLQVCKWEQSKEETGNFKMSLSRCCNAPSFLFTTKRNTPAGSKLRYEVDTSGILPITTEVFKMFPDDMPYSKSQYKKCAVIGNGGIIKNSNCGKDIDSADFVFRCNIPPINEKYSADVGTKTDLVTVNPSIITERFQKLEKWRRPFYNVLLNYENSSVVLPAFYNTRNTDVSFRVKYMLDDFDSQRGVFFFHPQYLLNVQRFWAVQGVRAKRLSSGLMLVTAALEMCEEVHLYGFWAFPMNPSGIFITHHYYDNVKPRPGFHAMPHEIFNFIHMHARGIVHVHTGTCT, from the exons ATGCTGCGCCGCAGGATCGGATACACTGACCCGTCGTCGGGTAAAGACATCTTGGGCAATCGCTCCCTTTGTTTCATGTTTATTTGCGCTTTTGGACTGGTGACTCTGTTACAGCAGATTCTCTATGGAAAAAACTACATTAAGAG TGCGCAACAGTTTAGCCGACTCAAAGGGGACGAGACAGGAAATTGGAGCGGTCCCGTTAATTTCTCGGATGACGGATCTCTGAAGCCTGCCAGAAATGGAAGGAAAAG ATGTTTCCGTCAGCATTTTCAGCCAGATTCACAGATCGCCGTAATAGTCACACCCTGCCTAGCCGAtattaagaagaaaaacaaacgcTCTCACAG GTATTTGGGAAACTACGACGGGCACTTTGAGTACAACTCGACAACATGCAAAGAGCTCAGACAGGAGATTATGGACGTCAAAGTCCTGACAAT GGTGAAAACTTCGGATTTGTTTGAGAGATGGCGTAACCTGCAGGTGTGTAAGTGGGAGCAGAGCAAGGAGGAAACCGGCAacttcaa AATGTCGCTGTCTCGTTGCTGCAACGCTCCTTCCTTCCTGTTCACCACCAAAAGGAACACCCCCGCCGGGAGCAAGCTGAGGTACGAGGTGGACACCAGCGGCATTCTTCCCATCACCACCGAAGTCTTCAAGATGTTCCCAGAT GATATGCCGTACTCCAAATCCCAGTACAAGAAATGCGCTGTGATTGGAAATGGCGGCATTATTAAGAACAGTAACTGTGGAAAGGATATTGACTCGGCGGACTTTGTGTTCAG aTGCAACATACCGCCCATCAACGAGAAATATTCTGCTGACGTCGGCACAAAAACAGATCTGGTCACGGTGAATCCCAGCATCATCACCGAGAG ATTCCAAAAGCTGGAGAAATGGCGGCGTCCCTTTTACAACGTCCTCCTCAACTACGAGAACTCCTCGGTGGTCCTGCCCGCGTTCTACAACACGCGCAACACGGACGTGTCCTTCCGGGTCAAGTACATGCTGGACGACTTTGACTCGCAACGCGGCGTCTTCTTCTTCCACCCGCAGTACCTGCTCAACGTGCAGCGTTTCTGGGCCGTGCAGGGCGTGCGGGCCAAGCGTCTCAGCAGCGGGCTGATGTTGGTCACCGCCGCCCTGGAGATGTGCGAGGAGGTGCACCTTTACGGTTTCTGGGCCTTCCCCATGAACCCGTCGGGCATCTTCATCACGCACCACTACTACGACAACGTCAAGCCGCGACCGGGCTTCCACGCCATGCCGCACGAGATCTTCAACTTCATCCACATGCACGCCCGCGGTATCGTGCACGTGCACACCGGGACGTGCACGTGA
- the st8sia5 gene encoding alpha-2,8-sialyltransferase 8E isoform X1 has product MLRRRIGYTDPSSGKDILGNRSLCFMFICAFGLVTLLQQILYGKNYIKSAQQFSRLKGDETGNWSGPVNFSDDGSLKPARNGRKRCFRQHFQPDSQIAVIVTPCLADIKKKNKRSHRYLGNYDGHFEYNSTTCKELRQEIMDVKVLTIKNFRKVHGRGYPSSLSKSLCLSARVKTSDLFERWRNLQVCKWEQSKEETGNFKMSLSRCCNAPSFLFTTKRNTPAGSKLRYEVDTSGILPITTEVFKMFPDDMPYSKSQYKKCAVIGNGGIIKNSNCGKDIDSADFVFRCNIPPINEKYSADVGTKTDLVTVNPSIITERFQKLEKWRRPFYNVLLNYENSSVVLPAFYNTRNTDVSFRVKYMLDDFDSQRGVFFFHPQYLLNVQRFWAVQGVRAKRLSSGLMLVTAALEMCEEVHLYGFWAFPMNPSGIFITHHYYDNVKPRPGFHAMPHEIFNFIHMHARGIVHVHTGTCT; this is encoded by the exons ATGCTGCGCCGCAGGATCGGATACACTGACCCGTCGTCGGGTAAAGACATCTTGGGCAATCGCTCCCTTTGTTTCATGTTTATTTGCGCTTTTGGACTGGTGACTCTGTTACAGCAGATTCTCTATGGAAAAAACTACATTAAGAG TGCGCAACAGTTTAGCCGACTCAAAGGGGACGAGACAGGAAATTGGAGCGGTCCCGTTAATTTCTCGGATGACGGATCTCTGAAGCCTGCCAGAAATGGAAGGAAAAG ATGTTTCCGTCAGCATTTTCAGCCAGATTCACAGATCGCCGTAATAGTCACACCCTGCCTAGCCGAtattaagaagaaaaacaaacgcTCTCACAG GTATTTGGGAAACTACGACGGGCACTTTGAGTACAACTCGACAACATGCAAAGAGCTCAGACAGGAGATTATGGACGTCAAAGTCCTGACAAT AAAGAATTTTCGGAAAGTACACGGTCGTGGCTATCCTTCTTCACTCTCCAAGTCTCTCTGCCTGTCTGCCAGGGTGAAAACTTCGGATTTGTTTGAGAGATGGCGTAACCTGCAGGTGTGTAAGTGGGAGCAGAGCAAGGAGGAAACCGGCAacttcaa AATGTCGCTGTCTCGTTGCTGCAACGCTCCTTCCTTCCTGTTCACCACCAAAAGGAACACCCCCGCCGGGAGCAAGCTGAGGTACGAGGTGGACACCAGCGGCATTCTTCCCATCACCACCGAAGTCTTCAAGATGTTCCCAGAT GATATGCCGTACTCCAAATCCCAGTACAAGAAATGCGCTGTGATTGGAAATGGCGGCATTATTAAGAACAGTAACTGTGGAAAGGATATTGACTCGGCGGACTTTGTGTTCAG aTGCAACATACCGCCCATCAACGAGAAATATTCTGCTGACGTCGGCACAAAAACAGATCTGGTCACGGTGAATCCCAGCATCATCACCGAGAG ATTCCAAAAGCTGGAGAAATGGCGGCGTCCCTTTTACAACGTCCTCCTCAACTACGAGAACTCCTCGGTGGTCCTGCCCGCGTTCTACAACACGCGCAACACGGACGTGTCCTTCCGGGTCAAGTACATGCTGGACGACTTTGACTCGCAACGCGGCGTCTTCTTCTTCCACCCGCAGTACCTGCTCAACGTGCAGCGTTTCTGGGCCGTGCAGGGCGTGCGGGCCAAGCGTCTCAGCAGCGGGCTGATGTTGGTCACCGCCGCCCTGGAGATGTGCGAGGAGGTGCACCTTTACGGTTTCTGGGCCTTCCCCATGAACCCGTCGGGCATCTTCATCACGCACCACTACTACGACAACGTCAAGCCGCGACCGGGCTTCCACGCCATGCCGCACGAGATCTTCAACTTCATCCACATGCACGCCCGCGGTATCGTGCACGTGCACACCGGGACGTGCACGTGA
- the st8sia5 gene encoding alpha-2,8-sialyltransferase 8E isoform X5, translated as MLRRRIGYTDPSSGKDILGNRSLCFMFICAFGLVTLLQQILYGKNYIKRYLGNYDGHFEYNSTTCKELRQEIMDVKVLTIKNFRKVHGRGYPSSLSKSLCLSARVKTSDLFERWRNLQVCKWEQSKEETGNFKMSLSRCCNAPSFLFTTKRNTPAGSKLRYEVDTSGILPITTEVFKMFPDDMPYSKSQYKKCAVIGNGGIIKNSNCGKDIDSADFVFRCNIPPINEKYSADVGTKTDLVTVNPSIITERFQKLEKWRRPFYNVLLNYENSSVVLPAFYNTRNTDVSFRVKYMLDDFDSQRGVFFFHPQYLLNVQRFWAVQGVRAKRLSSGLMLVTAALEMCEEVHLYGFWAFPMNPSGIFITHHYYDNVKPRPGFHAMPHEIFNFIHMHARGIVHVHTGTCT; from the exons ATGCTGCGCCGCAGGATCGGATACACTGACCCGTCGTCGGGTAAAGACATCTTGGGCAATCGCTCCCTTTGTTTCATGTTTATTTGCGCTTTTGGACTGGTGACTCTGTTACAGCAGATTCTCTATGGAAAAAACTACATTAAGAG GTATTTGGGAAACTACGACGGGCACTTTGAGTACAACTCGACAACATGCAAAGAGCTCAGACAGGAGATTATGGACGTCAAAGTCCTGACAAT AAAGAATTTTCGGAAAGTACACGGTCGTGGCTATCCTTCTTCACTCTCCAAGTCTCTCTGCCTGTCTGCCAGGGTGAAAACTTCGGATTTGTTTGAGAGATGGCGTAACCTGCAGGTGTGTAAGTGGGAGCAGAGCAAGGAGGAAACCGGCAacttcaa AATGTCGCTGTCTCGTTGCTGCAACGCTCCTTCCTTCCTGTTCACCACCAAAAGGAACACCCCCGCCGGGAGCAAGCTGAGGTACGAGGTGGACACCAGCGGCATTCTTCCCATCACCACCGAAGTCTTCAAGATGTTCCCAGAT GATATGCCGTACTCCAAATCCCAGTACAAGAAATGCGCTGTGATTGGAAATGGCGGCATTATTAAGAACAGTAACTGTGGAAAGGATATTGACTCGGCGGACTTTGTGTTCAG aTGCAACATACCGCCCATCAACGAGAAATATTCTGCTGACGTCGGCACAAAAACAGATCTGGTCACGGTGAATCCCAGCATCATCACCGAGAG ATTCCAAAAGCTGGAGAAATGGCGGCGTCCCTTTTACAACGTCCTCCTCAACTACGAGAACTCCTCGGTGGTCCTGCCCGCGTTCTACAACACGCGCAACACGGACGTGTCCTTCCGGGTCAAGTACATGCTGGACGACTTTGACTCGCAACGCGGCGTCTTCTTCTTCCACCCGCAGTACCTGCTCAACGTGCAGCGTTTCTGGGCCGTGCAGGGCGTGCGGGCCAAGCGTCTCAGCAGCGGGCTGATGTTGGTCACCGCCGCCCTGGAGATGTGCGAGGAGGTGCACCTTTACGGTTTCTGGGCCTTCCCCATGAACCCGTCGGGCATCTTCATCACGCACCACTACTACGACAACGTCAAGCCGCGACCGGGCTTCCACGCCATGCCGCACGAGATCTTCAACTTCATCCACATGCACGCCCGCGGTATCGTGCACGTGCACACCGGGACGTGCACGTGA
- the rpl28 gene encoding large ribosomal subunit protein eL28 encodes MSANLQWMVIRNCSSFLLKRNGQTYSTEPNNLKSRNAFRFNGLVHKKTVGVQPAPDGKGVVVLVKKRKGQHKPANSYNKITINKNARATLNSLRNIINKNKYRRDLRMAALRRASAILKSQKPVVVKKKRARAAKTA; translated from the exons ATGTCGGCCAATTTGCAATGGATGGTGATCAGGAACTGCTCCAGCTTCCTTCTCAAGAGGAATGGACAGACCTACAGCACT GAGCCCAACAATCTGAAATCCAGGAACGCTTTCCGATTCAACGGGCTTGTGCACAAGAAGACGGTGGGCGTGCAGCCGGCGCCTGACGGCAAAGGAGTGGTCGTTCTGGTCAAGAAGCGCAAAG GTCAGCACAAGCCAGCCAATTCTTACAACAAGATCACCATCAACAAGAATGCCCGCGCCACTCTCAACAGCTTGAGGAACATCATTAACAAGAACAAGTACAGGAGGGACCTGCGCATG GCCGCCCTGCGTCGTGCCAGTGCCATTCTGAAGAGCCAGAAGCCCGTGGTGGTCAAAAAGAAGCGTGCCAGGGCTGCCAAGACCGCATAA
- the LOC125979585 gene encoding uncharacterized protein, with protein MDNDDDLETLGEQLYTRIFHEHNEDAGKLTGMLLELPAPVLRRMLQDEVMLATAVEKAVKALHVDMHQETSKTRTEEDNDSMSSDSLGEQLFDLVDIYNTGYSQKITGMLLEQDKEAVLKLLSDPKQLEEQLNAALKTLQQQRFEETDISDASDPEDTEGLGEKLFLQVEKLDKLHAHEITGMLLEMDADVLRQLLRERTMLEAAVHKAQAALST; from the exons ATGGACAATGATGATGACTTGGAAACACTTGGCGAACAGTTATACACTCGGATTTTTCACGAACACAACGAGGACGCTGGGAAACTTACAG GTATGCTGCTAGAGCTTCCTGCACCTGTCCTGAGAAGGATGCTGCAGGATGAGGTTATGCTTGCAACAGCCGTGGAAAAAGCAGTTAAAGCCCTGCATGTGGATATGCATCAGGAGACCAG CAAAACAAGGACGGAAGAAGACAACGACTCCATGTCTTCGGACTCTTTAGGCGAGCAGCTTTTTGACCTGGTGGACATTTACAACACCGGATACTCGCAGAAAATCACAG GCATGTTACTGGAACAGGACAAGGAGGCCGTGTTAAAGCTTCTCTCAGATCCCAAACAGCTGGAAGAGCAGCTGAATGCAGCGCTCAAGACCTTACAACA GCAGCGTTTCGAGGAGACAGACATAAGCGACGCATCGGACCCCGAGGACACCGAGGGGTTGGGAGAGAAGCTCTTCTTGCAGGTGGAGAAACTGGACAAGCTTCATGCGCATGAAATCACCG gcATGTTACTGGAAATGGACGCTGATGTTCTCCGTCAGCTGCTTCGAGAGCGCACCATGCTTGAGGCTGCCGTTCATAAAGCACAAGCAGCCCTCAGCACATGA